A stretch of the Argentina anserina chromosome 6, drPotAnse1.1, whole genome shotgun sequence genome encodes the following:
- the LOC126797436 gene encoding DNA-directed RNA polymerase 2, chloroplastic/mitochondrial → MPITQTPPPSYLTTKPFAFRSPSISPQNPSMMSATLLRSLTSRTQNLPLKPLLGFYQRSNFDQKLKPILVSSCSALVGSCRNDHIHKPCFGSLNRVDFGVSEFCPKGYASVAEAVSVSSSTDASSTDVEEEVYVVDELQVILKEMKKEDRRQAQHTRRCWKARERGMEEGKYLMLKRRQIKIETEAWEAAAKEYRELLMDMCEQKLAPNLPYMKSLFLGWFEPFCNAITKEQDLCLEGKNHTAYGPYMVKLPADMMSVITMHKLMGLLMTGEHGSCRLVAAACAIGEAIEQEVRIHNFLEKTKKKKVGKDQESGESGESDAVIMENEKLNKKVTNLMKKQKLLAVRHIVSGHDDSKPWSQEIRAKVGSRLIELLTQTAFIQPPADQLGDGSFDIQPAFVHTFRTMGNDAKKATSKRYGIIECDPLVLKGLERSARHIVIPYMPMLVPPLDWTGYDKGGHFFLPSYIMRIHGAKQQRIALKRTPREQLEPVFKALDTLGDTAWRINKKVLHVVDRIWTSGGRLADLVDRSDVPLPVKPDTEDETLLKKWKWRLNSVRKENKERHSQRCDIELKLTVARKMQDEERFYFPHNLDFRGRAYPLHPYLNHLGSDLCRGILEFAQGRPLGKSGLRWLKIQIANLYAGGVDKLSLEGRLSFTENHLDDIYDSVDRPLEGKRWWLKAEDPFQCLAVCIDLTEALRSSSPETFISHIPVHQDGSCNGLQHYAALGRDKLGAAAVNLVAGEKPADVYSGIAARVLDIMKTDAQKDPEVYPDALQARILVNQVDRKLVKQTVMTSVYGVTYIGARDQIKRRLKERGAILDDDQVFGCACYAAKVTLTALGEMFEAARSIMSWLGDCAKIIASENETVQWTTPLGLPVVQPYRKKGRHLVKTSLQYLTLQRETDEIMVRRQRTAFPPNFVHSLDGSHMMMTAVACKKAGLNFAGVHDSYWTHACDVDVMNMILREKFVELYETPILERLLESFERSFPTLTFPPLPERGDFDIRDVLESPYFFN, encoded by the exons ATGCCCATCACCCAAACCCCTCCACCTTCATATCTCACCACCAAGCCCTTTGCTTTTCGAAGCCCTAGTATCTCCCCTCAAAACCCATCAATGATGTCAGCCACTCTCTTGAGAAGCCTCACCTCAAGAACCCAGAACCTCCCCCTTAAACCCCTTCTTGGGTTTTATCAAAGATCGAATTTTGATCAAAAATTGAAGCCCATTTTGGTCAGTTCCTGCTCCGCTTTGGTGGGTTCTTGCAGAAATGATCATATCCACAAGCCATGTTTTGGTTCGTTGAACCGAGTTGATTTTGGGGTCAGTGAGTTTTGCCCCAAAGGGTATGCTAGTGTAGCTGAGGCGGTTTCGGTTTCGTCCTCCACTGATGCATCATCTACTGATGTTGAGGAGGAGGTTTATGTTGTTGATGAGCTTCAGGTGATATTGAAGGAGATGAAGAAGGAGGATAGGAGGCAGGCACAGCATACTAGGCGGTGCTGGAAAGCTAGGGAGAGAGGAATGGAGGAAGGCAAGTACTTGATGCTTAAGAGGAGGCAGATAAAGATTGAGACTGAAGCGTGGGAGGCGGCGGCCAAGGAGTACAGGGAGCTTTTGATGGATATGTGTGAGCAGAAGCTGGCACCCAATTTGCCTTATATGAAGTCTTTgttccttggttggtttgaGCCATTTTGTAATGCCATTACAAAGGAGCAGGACTTGTGCCTCGAAGGGAAGAATCACACGGCTTATGGTCCATATATGGTTAAGTTACCGGCGGATATGATGTCGGTTATTACAATGCATAAGTTGATGGGGTTGCTTATGACCGGCGAGCATGGTAGTTGCAGGCTTGTAGCTGCTGCTTGCGCCATTGGTGAAGCCATAGAGCAAGAG GTTAGAATACACAACTTTTTGGAGAAgacgaaaaagaaaaaggttgGTAAAGATCAGGAATCTGGAGAATCCGGAGAGTCTGATGCTGTAATCATGGAAAATGAGAAGCTAAATAAAAAGGTcacgaatttgatgaaaaaacaaaaattgctAGCAGTGAGGCACATAGTCAGTGGACATGATGATTCGAAACCCTGGAGCCAGGAAATAAGGGCCAAG GTTGGCAGTCGTTTGATTGAATTGCTGACCCAAACAGCTTTTATACAACCTCCTGCTGATCAGTTAGGGGATGGTTCATTTGATATACAACCTGCATTTGTACACACGTTTAGGACTATGGGCAACGATGCAAA GAAAGCTACTAGCAAAAGATATGGTATTATTGAATGTGATCCTCTTGTTCTCAAAGGCCTTGAGAGAAGT GCAAGGCACATTGTGATTCCTTATATGCCCATGTTGGTACCCCCGCTCGATTGGACAGG TTATGACAAAGGAGGGCACTTCTTCTTACCGTCATACATCATGCGCATTCATGGAGCTAAACAGCAGCGTATAGCACTTAAAAGGACCCCCAGGGAACAACTGGAACCAGTTTTTAAG GCCCTGGACACGCTTGGGGATACCGCATGGAGGATTAATAAGAAGGTACTTCATGTTGTAGATAGAATATGGACATCTGGAGGTCGTCTTGCTGATTTGGTGGACCGAAGTGAT GTTCCTTTACCAGTGAAACCAGATACTGAAGATGAAACATTGCTTAAGAAGTGGAAGTGGAGACTGAACTCTGTGAGGAAAGAGAACAAGGAGAGACATTCACAGCGTTGTGACATAGAACTTAAACTAACT GTAGCACGGAAAATGCAGGATGAAGAAAGATTTTACTTTCCACACAATCTTGACTTTCGGGGCCGTGCCTATCCTTTGCACCCATACTTAAACCATCTCGGTTCAGATCTTTGTCGGGGTATTTTAGAATTTGCACAGGGACGCCCTCTTGGAAAGTCAGGCTTACGTTGGCTGAAGATACAGATAGCAAATCTATATGCTGGTGGTGTGGACAAATTATCCCTTGAGGGTCGACTATCATTTACTGAGAATCATTTGGATGATATATATGATTCAGTGGACAGACCACTAGAAGGAAAGCGATGGTGGTTGAAGGCAGAAGATCCATTTCAGTGCCTGGCTGTGTGCATTGACCTCACTGAAGCTTTACGAAGCTCTTCTCCAGAGACATTTATCTCACATATTCCTGTACATCAG GATGGCTCTTGCAATGGCTTACAACATTATGCCGCCCTTGGAAGGGACAAG TTGGGAGCAGCCGCTGTCAATCTGGTTGCAGGAGAGAAACCTGCAGATGTTTACTCAGGAATAGCTGCTAG GGTTTTGGATATCATGAAGACTGATGCACAGAAGGATCCTGAAGTTTATCCTGATGCATTGCAAGCAAGGATTTTAGTTAATCAG GTGGATAGGAAGTTGGTAAAGCAGACAGTAATGACATCAGTTTATGGTGTCACTTATATTGGTGCTCGGGATCAAATTAAAAGGAGGTTGAAGGAACGTGGTGCCATTTTAGATGATGATCAAGTCTTTGGTTGTGCTTGTTATGCTGCAAAG GTCACCTTAACTGCTTTGGGGGAGATGTTTGAAGCTGCTCGAAGTATCATGAGCTGGCTTGGAGATTGCGCAAAA ATAATTGCATCTGAAAATGAGACAGTACAATGGACAACTCCACTTGGACTTCCAGTTGTGCAACCTTACCGAAAAAAAGGAAGGCATCTT GTTAAAACTTCCCTTCAATATTTGACATTACAACGAGAAACAGATGAG ATCATGGTTAGGAGGCAGAGGACAGCATTCCCACCAAATTTTGTTCATTCCCTCGATGGTTCTCATATGATGATGACTGCGGTTGCCTGTAAAAAGGCAGGCTTAAACTTTGCAG GAGTTCATGACTCGTATTGGACACACGCTTGTGATGTGGATGTAATGAACATGATACTTAGGGAAAAGTTTGTCGAGCTATATGAGACTCCAATACTGGAGAGA TTGTTGGAGAGCTTCGAGCGGTCCTTTCCCACATTAACATTTCCGCCCTTACCCGAGCGGGGTGACTTTGATATAAGGGACGTTTTAGAGTCACCTTATTTCTTTAACTAA
- the LOC126801002 gene encoding uncharacterized protein LOC126801002 — MGAVTSSMAAKFAFFPPQPPSYGVEEEEEGGKLRMTGVPARANVDVLKLRTKRGNDVVAVYFKNPAAKLTVLHSHGNAADLGQMYELFSELSLHLRVNLLGYDYSGYGQSTGKPSEQNTYADIEAAYRCLVEKYGSKEEDVILYGQSVGSGPTLDLATRLPKLRAVVLHSPIMSGLRVMYPVKRSYWFDIYKNIDKIPLVNCPVLVIHGTADDVVDWSHGKQLWEQCKEKYEPLWIKGGNHCDLELYPQYIKHLKKFVSAVEKYPRLKKGFAPIMDQPEKPRGSTDIREKSCSNPDHKEISRSSTDHRENPRVSTDCREKSRASTDKRERTKKIMDHPEKSSNSVDQPEKARNSIDRFGEMFRSVGFCNIDCFRPTATSV; from the exons ATGGGGGCGGTGACGTCATCGATGGCGGCGAAGTTCGCGTTCTTCCCGCCGCAGCCGCCGTCGTAcggggtggaggaggaggaggagggcggGAAGCTGAGGATGACGGGGGTGCCGGCGAGGGCGAACGTGGACGTGTTGAAGCTGAGGACGAAGAGAGGGAACGACGTCGTCGCCGTTTACTTCAAGAACCCGGCGGCCAAGCTCACGGTGCTGCACTCGCACGGCAACGCGGCTGATCTGGGCCAGATGTATGAGCTCTTCAGCGAGCTCAGTCTTCACCTTAGGGTCAACTTGTTAGG GTATGATTATTCTGGGTATGGACAATCTACTGGGAAG CCAAGTGAGCAGAACACTTATGCAGACATAGAAGCTGCGTATAGGTGTCTTGTAGAGAAGTATGGTTCAAAGGAGGAGGATGTAATTTTATACGGGCAATCAGTTGGCAGTGGGCCTACTTTGGATCTGGCTACTCGTTTACCAAAATTGAGGGCGGTGGTTCTTCACAGCCCGATCATGTCTGGACTCCGAGTCATGTATCCGGTGAAGCGATCATACTGGTTTGACATTTACAAG AATATCGACAAAATACCATTGGTCAATTGTCCTGTGTTGGTTATCCAT GGGACAGCTGATGATGTTGTGGATTGGTCACATGGCAAGCAACTTTGGGAACAATGTAAGGAGAAGTACGAGCCATTGTGGATAAAAGGAGGGAACCATTGTGACTTGGAGCTCTATCCGCAGTACATCAAGCATCTGAAGAAGTTTGTGTCGGCCGTTGAGAAGTATCCACGTCTTAAAAAGGGATTTGCACCAATTATGGATCAACCAGAAAAGCCCCGGGGAAGCACTGACATCAGGGAGAAATCTTGCTCCAACCCAGATCATAAAGAGATTTCCAGATCAAGTACTGACCATAGAGAAAACCCTAGGGTAAGCACAGACTGCAGAGAAAAGTCAAGGGCTAGTACtgataagagagagagaacgaaAAAGATTATGGATCATCCTGAAAAGTCAAGTAATAGTGTGGATCAGCCGGAGAAAGCAAGGAATAGCATTGACCG ATTCGGGGAGATGTTCAGATCAGTTGGCTTCTGCAATATCGATTGTTTTAGGCCCACGGCGACCAGTGTATGA
- the LOC126799167 gene encoding F-box/kelch-repeat protein At5g15710 — protein MDGAGEASVSGSAVSSVKPMRNGFSGEDDRCPKQVSPIRGSGSRNTSPLGCVRSRNTSPSRQKVVKTKPRGLDEETAATFGKAVHPDVQMEDNIWAMLPEDLLNEILARVPPFMIFRLRCVCKRWNAILQDKSFIKFHSQVPSHGPCLLTFWKNSQTPQCSVFSLPLKTWYRIPFTFLPQWAFWLVGSSAGLVCFSGLDGLVFKTLVCNPLTQTWRTLPSMHYNQQRQLIMVVDRKDRSFKVIATSDIYGDKSLPTEVYDSKLNIWSIHQIMPAVNLCSSKMAYCDSRLYLETLSPLGLMMYRLDTGYWEHIPAKFPRSLLDGYLVAGTQKRLFLVGRIGLYSTLQSMRIWELDHTKFMWVEISRMPPKYFRSLLRLSAERFECSGQDNLICFTSWNQGKGLLYDVDKKMWSWIAGCALQSYNSQVCFYEPRFDASIY, from the coding sequence ATGGATGGTGCTGGGGAAGCTTCTGTTTCTGGGTCTGCAGTGTCTAGTGTGAAACCTATGCGAAATGGGTTTTCTGGTGAAGATGATAGGTGCCCCAAGCAAGTGTCGCCTATTAGAGGCAGTGGGTCAAGGAATACAAGCCCTTTGGGTTGTGTAAGGTCAAGAAACACTAGCCCTTCTAGGCAAAAGGTGGTTAAGACAAAGCCGAGGGGATTAGATGAGGAAACAGCTGCCACATTTGGTAAAGCAGTGCACCCTGATGTTCAAATGGAGGATAATATTTGGGCAATGCTGCCTGAGGATCTGTTGAATGAGATATTAGCTAGGGTTCCACCGTTTATGATATTCAGGCTCCGATGTGTTTGTAAAAGATGGAACGCCATTCTACAAGATAAAAGCTTCATTAAGTTCCACTCGCAAGTGCCGTCTCATGGGCCCTGTCTTCTCACGTTTTGGAAGAATTCTCAAACTCCGCAATGCTCAGTGTTCAGCTTGCCACTGAAAACATGGTACAGGATTCCATTCACATTTTTACCGCAGTGGGCGTTCTGGTTAGTTGGCTCTTCTGCTGGTCTAGTTTGCTTCTCAGGGCTTGATGGCTTAGTTTTTAAAACCTTAGTGTGCAACCCTCTAACACAAACTTGGAGAACTCTGCCTAGTATGCATTATAATCAGCAAAGGCAGCTGATAATGGTTGTTGATAGGAAGGATCGATCATTTAAAGTTATAGCCACTAGTGATATCTATGGTGACAAATCCTTGCCCACTGAAGTGTATGATTCGAAACTCAATATTTGGTCAATTCACCAGATAATGCCTGCAGTTAATCTATGCTCTTCAAAGATGGCATATTGTGACTCAAGATTGTATTTGGAAACTCTTTCTCCACTTGGTCTGATGATGTATCGGCTGGACACAGGTTACTGGGAACATATTCCAGCTAAGTTCCCTCGATCATTACTGGATGGTTATTTGGTTGCTGGCACCCAGAAGCGTCTGTTTCTAGTTGGAAGAATCGGTCTCTATAGTACTCTTCAGAGTATGAGAATTTGGGAATTGGATCATACGAAATTTATGTGGGTGGAGATCAGCAGGATGCCGCCAAAGTACTTTCGGTCTTTGTTAAGGTTATCAGCTGAGAGATTTGAGTGCTCCGGACAGGATAACTTAATCTGCTTCACATCTTGGAACCAAGGGAAGGGCCTTCTTTATGACGTGGATAAGAAGATGTGGTCTTGGATTGCAGGCTGTGCTCTTCAGTCATACAACAGCCAGGTTTGTTTTTATGAGCCAAGATTTGATGCTTCCATCTACTAA